The Candidatus Micropelagos thuwalensis genome has a window encoding:
- a CDS encoding SDR family NAD(P)-dependent oxidoreductase translates to MLLKDKVVIISGVGPGMGQSMAKLAAREGAKVGMGARNQEFLDSVAAEIKDSGGEVVAISTDISQEIQCQNLVNKVVEAFGRVDGLVNSAYLHGEWATTDVADTSSWSDLYEVNCLGALRMAQACLPSMKKQGGGAIVNVSTMATVNPFPGEAAYAASKGAMLAMTRHMAKDFGQYGIRVNATRMGWIGGKPVYDYIDRQVEAGFDRDAVVGEITQRIPLGIIPPEEDCALAVLYFISDYARVVSGGTLDVNGGQYMAP, encoded by the coding sequence ATGCTTTTAAAAGATAAGGTTGTAATCATTAGTGGGGTCGGCCCGGGCATGGGTCAGTCAATGGCGAAGCTGGCGGCACGCGAAGGCGCCAAAGTCGGTATGGGCGCACGCAATCAAGAATTTTTGGACTCAGTTGCCGCAGAAATCAAAGATAGTGGCGGAGAGGTTGTCGCCATATCAACGGATATCTCACAGGAAATCCAATGCCAAAACCTTGTCAATAAAGTTGTCGAAGCTTTTGGGAGAGTCGACGGACTTGTGAACTCCGCTTATCTTCATGGTGAATGGGCAACAACTGATGTTGCAGACACTTCGAGTTGGTCAGACCTATATGAAGTGAACTGTCTTGGCGCATTGCGTATGGCGCAAGCCTGCCTCCCCTCAATGAAAAAACAAGGTGGTGGGGCGATTGTGAATGTTTCAACAATGGCAACGGTCAATCCTTTCCCCGGTGAAGCCGCTTACGCAGCAAGCAAGGGAGCTATGCTCGCGATGACACGCCACATGGCAAAAGATTTTGGTCAGTACGGTATTCGCGTAAATGCCACCCGCATGGGCTGGATTGGCGGCAAGCCGGTCTATGATTATATTGACCGTCAGGTCGAAGCTGGCTTTGACAGAGATGCTGTTGTCGGTGAAATCACCCAGCGTATTCCCCTTGGCATTATCCCGCCGGAAGAAGATTGCGCTTTAGCCGTTCTCTATTTTATCTCTGATTATGCACGCGTTGTTTCCGGAGGCACTCTGGATGTCAATGGCGGGCAATATATGGCGCCATAA
- a CDS encoding SDR family NAD(P)-dependent oxidoreductase: MQDMFSHGAVLIFGATGGIGQHVVMEFAKAGADLALIWRSKEDVAKDIAAQVEALGRKVSLHHCDVTEDGAAARAVAEAAQAHGRVHTLVWGAGPLVDQVKIADVTTEQWKRAINTEVNGFFAAAQASILHMRDNGGGSLVHLGSAGDSKFPDEDVLSVSPKAANESLIQGIAREEGRNQIRANSVLVGVIEAGMFLELTKKGHFDETWVKEVHKNLALKRWGQPEEIGHAAVFLASNRAAYVTGQQISVSGGYGI; this comes from the coding sequence ATGCAAGATATGTTTTCACATGGCGCGGTACTTATTTTCGGTGCGACCGGAGGGATCGGTCAACACGTTGTTATGGAATTTGCAAAAGCGGGTGCTGATTTGGCTCTTATCTGGCGGTCAAAAGAAGATGTCGCAAAAGATATTGCGGCGCAGGTTGAAGCCTTAGGGCGTAAAGTGTCTCTTCATCATTGTGATGTCACCGAAGATGGCGCTGCGGCACGAGCAGTTGCTGAGGCAGCGCAGGCGCATGGTCGTGTCCACACACTTGTTTGGGGGGCGGGGCCGCTTGTTGATCAGGTGAAGATTGCTGATGTCACGACAGAGCAATGGAAGCGAGCCATTAATACCGAAGTCAATGGCTTCTTTGCTGCGGCGCAGGCAAGTATTTTGCATATGCGCGACAATGGTGGTGGGTCATTGGTGCATCTCGGTTCTGCGGGGGATAGTAAGTTCCCTGACGAAGATGTCCTTTCCGTTTCACCAAAGGCGGCAAACGAGTCGCTCATCCAGGGCATTGCTCGCGAGGAGGGGCGTAACCAAATCCGTGCAAATAGTGTTCTGGTTGGTGTGATTGAGGCAGGCATGTTTCTGGAGTTGACCAAGAAGGGGCATTTTGACGAAACATGGGTGAAAGAGGTACATAAAAATCTTGCCCTTAAAAGATGGGGTCAGCCTGAAGAGATTGGTCACGCGGCGGTATTCCTTGCATCCAACCGTGCAGCTTATGTGACGGGTCAGCAAATTTCTGTGTCAGGAGGTTATGGCATATGA
- a CDS encoding sulfotransferase family protein: protein MSMPERGVLLDAARQTAGLDDFGDTWFFGHMDKFIESINTEARLNEDGLGGVQGMVINAMVNRLRHIELVKQNPEIKDLPVDVSAIVVGLPRTGSTMMHRMLSSAKGMTGVKWYETQNYAPFPGEAQGNSSQRREAAKGILAYMVEKIPEIMSIHPMSIDQPDEEVIILGQLFSSSMMEASYYVPSYAAWLGTQDSEQAYRDLREIYQSFMWQDPSREGKKWVLKTPGHLMALDTAMAIFPDAKIVMTHRDPVSTVPSYCSMESTLYRMGSEEITHAMVGEYWFERLSQWTDSFMSVRSKSPEERFVDVKYPELLKDPIAQGQRVLLAAGIDVTPDVINDMGQWIEANKREDRAPHKYDISDFGLTEDMIKEKFAVYRQNYLGED from the coding sequence ATGAGTATGCCTGAAAGGGGTGTGCTGCTGGATGCCGCCCGTCAAACCGCCGGCCTTGATGATTTCGGTGACACATGGTTCTTCGGCCATATGGATAAATTTATTGAATCGATTAACACCGAAGCGCGACTAAATGAGGACGGGCTAGGCGGTGTTCAGGGAATGGTTATTAATGCCATGGTCAACCGCTTACGCCACATCGAATTGGTCAAGCAAAATCCTGAAATTAAAGACTTGCCCGTTGATGTGAGCGCAATCGTGGTTGGTCTGCCGCGCACGGGTAGCACCATGATGCATCGCATGTTGTCATCAGCAAAAGGTATGACGGGTGTTAAATGGTATGAGACGCAAAATTATGCCCCTTTTCCTGGGGAGGCTCAGGGCAACTCGAGCCAACGACGTGAGGCTGCAAAAGGCATATTAGCTTACATGGTGGAGAAAATTCCCGAGATTATGTCTATTCATCCTATGAGCATTGATCAGCCGGATGAAGAGGTCATTATTCTCGGACAGCTTTTTTCAAGCAGTATGATGGAGGCGTCTTACTATGTGCCGAGTTATGCCGCTTGGCTTGGGACACAGGATAGTGAGCAAGCTTATAGGGATTTGAGAGAAATCTATCAATCCTTTATGTGGCAAGACCCTTCACGTGAAGGAAAAAAATGGGTGCTAAAAACTCCGGGCCATTTGATGGCACTGGATACGGCAATGGCGATTTTTCCAGATGCCAAAATAGTGATGACTCACCGCGATCCAGTTTCTACCGTACCGTCTTATTGCAGCATGGAGTCCACACTTTATCGCATGGGGTCTGAGGAAATTACTCATGCTATGGTTGGGGAATATTGGTTTGAAAGATTAAGCCAATGGACGGACTCTTTTATGTCGGTGCGTTCAAAGTCACCAGAGGAAAGATTTGTGGATGTAAAATATCCGGAATTGTTGAAAGACCCTATCGCCCAGGGGCAACGTGTTTTGCTGGCGGCAGGTATTGATGTTACGCCGGATGTTATTAATGATATGGGGCAGTGGATTGAAGCCAATAAAAGAGAGGATCGTGCGCCGCACAAATATGATATCTCAGATTTTGGTCTCACCGAGGAC